The Fusarium musae strain F31 chromosome 10, whole genome shotgun sequence DNA window GCCTCATCCACGTCTTCGCACGGAAGAATAAGGAAAACACCATCATAAGGAGTCATAAGTTCCGCAACGTGATCAAGCTCCTTCCTATTCTCGAATATGGAATGGCCCGCCCCAAAATCGAGAATCTTGCCGTAAAACTTATCATCAGGCTTCAGAGCACTTTCTAAAATGTCCACGACAGCTCTGTATTCAAAGTATTTCCAGTAGTTCAACAAAGCACCCACGCCCTCTTGTTGGTATAGTTTGTTGGCATGGGCACCGTCGTAGTCGAAAGGCGCGTAAAGTTCTTCGCGATGTCGATCGAGGCTGAACAATTCTCTGTTGAGTCTTTCTGCAAGGACTTTCCCGATAGTTGTTTTGCCAGCGCCTTCGGGGCCGATCAAAATAATTGTTGGGCAAGTTTTGTCTGTCATGGCTTCGTTTCAGATAGCCTTCGAAGTATAGGTCTTGAACAAATACGGTGAACTAAGAATGAGATGTGTCTTCTGGCTCTTATAGATGAGATGAAACTGAAAGTGCATGGTAAAGGATCGCGGGTAAGACGATTATAGCAGGTGACTCATATTCCGAATTCAGCAGGTCTCTTTGATAAGATGCCGATATCCGAGTCAACCCATCTCTCAAAATATCCATGAGAACAATCTAGTAACTCCCGACTTGAAGTGATCTTGAATACTCTTAAATCCTATGGCGGCTCTATGTAAGTTGCTCTTCTAAATGGATCTCAAGACTGAGCGGTCTGGTCTGTTGCGGGGTAAGCTTCAGCACACTTGCAGACTTGCAACTGGCAAGCGGTCCTAAGTGACGGGGCTTCTAGAGCCGCCGATAGGCGAGGACAGAAGATAAACTCCACATCATGCTCTAATCTAACCCCTGCAGGCAAGGCCAGTCTAGGTGGATTTGGCCGAGCTCCTCCGCCTTTATGTTCCTCAGGGAACAAGATAGCCTCAGACCTTGATGTAGGATGTTGAGATAACTTTTATCCTAAACTTGTGATATATTACCTATGCCTTTTCGTCCTTTAGGAACAGGATAAGTCTCCCGGCGCGACAGGAAGTAATGGTTCGACTTAGTTCTTGCAAAAATCCACTACTATGCTGACTCTCTATAAGAGGGCATGTCAAACCTATTGTCTCCAACTTATGCTCAAAGATCCAGTATTTCCACCATCGAATGATTTTGCCCATTAGTCAGGCCCTCATCGAACCTCATGGCTGTCAAGCTCGGGGCGC harbors:
- a CDS encoding hypothetical protein (EggNog:ENOG41), with amino-acid sequence MTDKTCPTIILIGPEGAGKTTIGKVLAERLNRELFSLDRHREELYAPFDYDGAHANKLYQQEGVGALLNYWKYFEYRAVVDILESALKPDDKFYGKILDFGAGHSIFENRKELDHVAELMTPYDGVFLILPCEDVDEALKIMEERRGHDLSYNRHFLSHPSNKTLAKHIIHTKDTDPERSADEILEYLS